The proteins below are encoded in one region of Tachypleus tridentatus isolate NWPU-2018 chromosome 4, ASM421037v1, whole genome shotgun sequence:
- the LOC143248242 gene encoding uncharacterized protein LOC143248242 — MSNITDSPDGILSRLNCHNLTKLLGQYLESLSSNLTQSENGDHEVESKQKNALMYIIVVLLFYSCGIGVMMIKYMRKEAKEQEECKMYRRYINAAHEQYLNATNRSRLANRLALQALNTVNAIPQTTQMGSKVTFV; from the coding sequence ATGTCCAACATAACCGATTCACCAGATGGCATACTTTCTCGCTTAAACTGTCACAACCTAACGAAACTTTTAGGACAATATTTGGAGTCTCTATCTTCGAATCTCACCCAATCAGAAAACGGCGACCATGAGGTCGAGAGTAAGCAGAAGAACGCCCTGATGTATATCATCGTGGTCTTGTTGTTCTACTCTTGTGGAATTGGAGTCATGATGATTAAATACATGAGGAAAGAAGCCAAGGAACAGGAGGAGTGCAAGATGTATCGTCGTTACATCAACGCCGCTCACGAACAATATCTAAACGCCACAAACAGATCTCGACTAGCTAATCGCCTGGCACTGCAAGCTTTAAACACAGTAAACGCCATACCTCAGACAACGCAGATGGGCAGTAAGGTGACTTTTGTTTAA